A section of the Larus michahellis chromosome 1, bLarMic1.1, whole genome shotgun sequence genome encodes:
- the RELT gene encoding tumor necrosis factor receptor superfamily member 19L, translating into MKRSGMRWWLVTVLGVLSGPGTGAGSCGPREHGTPGCPPGEEPTGACGSAQGPVGTCRACPPGTFSPGDVSCSTHTHCRARNRILVAPGTAVTDSHCGACLPGFYSPEGEREPRGRCLPCATAPRSTPGCPGRRRTRSPKTLGRPAGTNGTRVTLMGEEEEEAAAAAQAAVLTIVPVFCAMGLLGILVCNLLKKKGYHCTTSKDPQPGGTGPSSIYQLEDPNEDTIGVLVRLITEKKENAAALEELLKEHQGQQAMPPLGCTPPNKLHLLPQFPPACRHQQHLHTVQGPAPCARCSQKKWPEVLPSLSATKVPKPAGRPGEITILSVGRFRVSRIPEMRSEMGGEPLRGPLPAGSGMRPWDG; encoded by the exons ATGAAGAGGAGCGGGATGCGCTGGTGGCTCGTCACCGTCCTGGGG GTGCTGAGCGGACCCGGCACAGGGGCCGGGAGCTGCGGTCCCCGGGAGCACGGGACGCCGGGATGCCCGCCCGGAGAGGAGCCCACGGGG GCGTGTGGCTCGGCGCAGGGCCCGGTGGGGACATGCCGAGCTTGTCCCCCCGGCACCTTCTCTCCGGGGGACGTATCCTGCTCCACTCACACCCACTGCCGGGCCAGGAACAGGATCCTGGTGGCACCCGGGACGGCGGTGACCGACAGCCACTGCGGAGCCTGCCTGCCGGG gTTTTACAGCCCTGAAGGGGAGAGGGAGCCCCGGGGCCggtgcctgccctgtgccaccGCTCCCCGCAGCACTCCGGGGTGCCCAG GCCGGCGACGAACCCGCAGCCCCAAAACACTGGGCCGGCCGGCGGGGACCAACGGGACACGGGTGACCCTGatgggtgaggaagaggaggaggcagcggcggcggcgcaggcGGCCGTGCTGACCATCGTCCCGGTCTTCTGCGCCATGGGATTGTTGGGCATCCTGGTCTGCAACCTGCTGAAGAAGAAGGGCTACCACTGTACCACCAGCAAGGACCCCCAGCCTGGGGGCACTG GTCCCAGCTCCATCTACCAGCTGGAGGACCCCAACGAGGACACCATCGGGGTGCTGGTGCGGTTGATCACTGAGAAGAAAG AAAACGCCGCggcgctggaggagctgctgaaggagcaTCAGGGCCAACAGGCGATGCCACCACTGGGTTGCACCCCCCCAAATAA GCTGcacctcctgcctcagtttcccccagcctgccggcaccagcagcacctccacACCGTGCAGGGGCCGGCCCCGTGCGCCCGCTGCAGCCAGAAGAAGTGGCCCGAGGTGCTGCCATCCCTCAGTGCCACCAAGGTCCCCAAACCCGCAGGTCGCCCCGGTGAGATCACCATCCTCTCTGTCGGCAG gTTTCGGGTGTCCCGGATTCCCGAGATGAGGAGCGAGATGGGGGGTGAACCCCTTCGTGGTCCCCTCCCCGCTGGTAGCGGGATGCGGCCATGGGATGGTTGA